Genomic window (Arachis hypogaea cultivar Tifrunner unplaced genomic scaffold, arahy.Tifrunner.gnm2.J5K5 arahy.Tifrunner.gnm2.scaffold_610, whole genome shotgun sequence):
AGACTAAGAGATATCCAATCCTCATTTAGGACACCATTAGACATATTTGCCTGATCTCTCAATTCATGTTGCACTGATGGTTCAGCAGGTCTTGTGGGGAGGAAAATTTGAAGTGAGGGGTCATCTCCCCCAAATGCCAATGGATTGTCAACCAATCCAACATTTAAATCAGCATCCGATCGACCAGCAGAGGAATCTGGTATAAGACTACCAGACCCCAAACCAGCATCCGGAGCCAATGCATAACCATTCAATGAAGATGAGCAATTAATAGGACCATGCTGCAAATGCACCAATGCATCTGACACATCTGCATCAGGACTAAATAATTGGAATCCTGGGCCAGCCTGAGTTCCAGGTGGTAAGGACCACAAACCAAAATCATCATCATTAGGGAAAAGTCCTAAGCATGAATTACCACCAAGATTAGTGTGCTCATCATTATACGAATCAACAATTCCAGGCGGTGGCACTGAGTAACCATCTTCAGTTTCGTTGTTCTTATAGGTAATTGCAGGAGATACCAATAAATCATTATCTTCTTCAGAATCACTAAGAACAATAACTTCTGCACCACCTACCTGAGCAGAAGTGTTATTTGCAGTATAATCATATGCTAAATTAACATTATTGAGATATGGAGAATCCATCTCAATTCCGTTGGTGGTAGAATAATCAATatgcccaccaccaccaccaccaccaccaccaccacccccacccTGATTTACACTGGGATCATCACCATCACTACTGCTCATTGGAATAACCACTTCATGATTTCCAAATACCTCTTTCAATCTATTACCAGAAGAGGTGTTTGTGTCCTCAGGTTTGCTGACTTCCCAAAGTCCATCGCGATTCTTCCTAATGCCAAGCTTTAAG
Coding sequences:
- the LOC114927416 gene encoding E3 SUMO-protein ligase SIZ1, encoding MSSSDGDDPSVNQGGGGGGGGGGGGGHIDYSTTNGIEMDSPYLNNVNLAYDYTANNTSAQVGGAEVIVLSDSEEDNDLLVSPAITYKNNETEDGYSVPPPGIVDSYNDEHTNLGGNSCLGLFPNDDDFGLWSLPPGTQAGPGFQLFSPDADVSDALVHLQHGPINCSSSLNGYALAPDAGLGSGSLIPDSSAGRSDADLNVGLVDNPLAFGGDDPSLQIFLPTRPAEPSVQHELRDQANMSNGVLNEDWISLSLGGGAAGTNGDTSTQNGLNSGLQIAPRDLAREGAANTNMDDAASLLLGMNDARSDKSSRQRSDSPFSFPRQKRSVRPRLYLSIDTDSE